One Eurosta solidaginis isolate ZX-2024a chromosome 1, ASM4086904v1, whole genome shotgun sequence genomic window, TGCAGCAGCAGCCGCAGCTGCAGCTGCTGTAACACTTTCTACATCGAAAAATTTACCTGTTTCAAATGATAATTGTGGTGATTTGCTGAGGCGAGATGAGTTGGCAATAAATGTCGATAATACGATGGAGCACCAAAGCGTGGGTGAAAGGGAAAGAAGTCTTGTGACACAACTTAATGTTGCTAGAGCAAATAGTGATAGTCTTTTCTATAGTAGCCCACTTCACAAGTACTAAAATTAGTTAAAACATAAAGTTAATGACActatgtaacaaaataaaaatgtatatacattttttccACCGAAGtatattcttcttcttatgcatTAATCGCCTAGATGACTCTCATAGCAGTGGCGTAGTAACGGGGGGAGAGGGGGCTTTGGGGACAAAAATCCCTCCGAAATATTAGtagtttcttaaaaaatttatttgatatacaTTTCAATTTCAACGGAATCAATAAATCTTTCGCCCCAATGTTGAAACAATTATTTTCATCGACAGGCAAGAAATAGCTTCAAAAGGACAACTCTGGTCCTATTATCCCTCGAGACTCCTCCCCATAATGATAGTAACTTCAGATCTTTATTAAGATTTCGGATGATTGCTGGTGACGAAGCATTGAAGTAACATTTACTTTTAACTGCCACATTGAAAAGTCGCGTCACATCTTACACGAGTCCACAGCTTCAAAATGAACTCATCGAAATTTGCGGGCACATAATTCATGAAGAGATTGTTGCAAAAATCAACGCAAGCAGATGGGACAACCGACATTAGTGGTGTGGAACAACACTCACTATGTTTCCGTTATACTGAAAGAAACTGCAGATGGTATAATTTTGAGAGAAGATTTTCTACAGTTCATCCCGATCGAAGATTACACTGGTAGAGGACTTGCTTCGTCATTGATAAACATTTCAAAGAAGCAGAAGATCAACCTGGAGTTTTTGGTTTCTCAAGGATACGACGGTGCAGCTGCAATGAGTGGAGAATGGAATGGTTGTGCTGCTGCAGTGATGGAGAAGTATCCGCTGCACTTTATGTACATTACGCAAGCCATTCCTTGAATTTGGCGGTTGGTGAAGCGTGCTCCATTTATCTCATTAGAAACTGTCTTGGGCCCATAAAGCAGATAATTTCTTTCTTCAAACCTTCAGCAATTATTCTCAAAGATACCGTCGAAACTTTGAATTATCCAACAAAGAAAGAACGTTTGAAGCGATTGTGTGAAACAAGATGGACGGAAAGACTAGATGCTGTTATCTGCTTCAAAGAAATGTTTGCTCCCATTTATTCAGTTTAGAAAAAAATCGTGACTGTGGAAACGCTGAAAGTTCTAGAAATGATTTCAGTTATCTACACACTTTGAGGACTGGAGGATTCATTGTGGCAATGGTTgttattaacaaaattttttctttggctCAACCATTAACCTCTTACCTTCAAGGGAAAACTGTTGGTCATCCTGCAGCAGTTTCAGGGGCTGATGCTCTGGCTGTTTTGTTGAAAGAAATGAGGGAAAAGGCTAAGTCAAAGTTCAAAGAAATGCTTCTTGATGCTAAAGAATTAGCTGAATCTATCGGAGAGAATATTGAAGTTCCTAGGATTGTCAGTCGTAAAAAAATCGAGAAAACTACGAAAACAGCTCAGGAGAAGAATATTTTCGCAAATTAATATTCATCCCTTTCATCGATCACTTCATATCTTCTCTGTCTAATAGATTCATAAAGCATAAAAACACATTGTCCATTATTGTAAATGTAATTCCCGATAAATTAGTCAGAAAAGTAGGTGAAAGCGTTTCTGAAACTGTAGATATAATAATGGATCAGTGGCCAGCACTTACTGGAACAGCGGCATCTATGGTGAAAAATGAAGTCCTACTATGGAGGCAACGTTGGGTTGGAGCAGAAGGTCACCCAAAGACATTCATCGACGCATTAAATCTTTGTAATGAAGAATCTTTTCCACCCGTTTTCAAGTTAATGAAGATTGGAGCCACGTTAGCTGCAACCATGGCCAGCAGTGAACGAAGTGTGAAAAATTGGATAAGGAATTTAACCGGAGAAGATAGGCTGAATGGACTTTCCCTATtaagtatcaatagaaatattgatATCACAGTGGAAGAAGTCATTGACCGATTCGCTCAAAAACCGAGgaaaatcaatttgtaattttgctttttactattaattattacaacaacattttcaataaatggatcactgaataaataaaataatatttcctaCCAATAACATTATTCCATACAATAAGTAGGTACTTATCATTActtaacaaaatttgaattttaaattttgtggcATCCCCCGCGAATAAATCTTTTACTACGCCACTGTCTCATAGAGATaccagttaggttaggttgagtggTAGCCACATCGGTAGGGTAAGCAAACTTGGTTTCGAAAACGACCGATCACGGCCCTGGATATGTAAATTCAGCGCTGCTCTGAATGAGCCTTCTCAGCATTGGATAACGAACCGAAAAAAGTGAATCTTGTTGTAGATGAGGACAAGCCGAAGTACCTGTTGTCGTTCCACAAAAGAATCAGCACATTTGTGCCCTAGCAAGCACGTCAtcgttgacggatataaattcgggaCTGTGAAGGACTCGTCTATCTCTCACCCTGTTTTAACAGCCAAACAATGATAGCGTAGAAATCACAACTTTTAGCTgagaaggcaattgaaaagtaaagtgctcTCTCGACGAACATAAATCACGCTtcacaagtcgctcatcatacctgcccTGATGCAGGGCTCAGCCATGTCAAGAGAAGAAACGATGGCTCTTGAAGTGCTCGAGAGAACTGTTCTTCGGAATGGAAGAGAAGaagagatggctcttggagtgttgtaGAGAACTGTTCTTCGGAATACTtttggtcctgtccgtgatgccgacagcgagtatcgaaggaggtatcatgatgagctgtatgagcttgaGGCAGATATAAGAATAGTGCAACGGTTAAAGACTAAAAGCTCCGCTGGCTAATCGACATCCCAGTTTGAAAGCAGAGGGAGGGGAAGACTTCCATTGATGTGGAAGAGGCAGGTGGAGGCGGACTTGACCTCCTTTGGTGCTCCCAACTGTTGTCAAGCATATCTGGCGTGACTTGTTTCGAAATAGCCATAATTAATTGGCGGTTTAGCGCCAGTTAATGATTTTGATGGGGCTTTGATTGAGCCGAGGTGGAAATAGTTTTGCCTAGTTCTGGCATAAGCTGAACAAACAAGCAGAGATTACTCGATGATTCCACCCCATCAACCTCTATGCAGCTGCAGCAGTACGGACATTCCAGTATGTTAAGACGTAGAGCATGGACTCCGATCGGATAGTGGCCACAGTCACCACTGATAGATAAGCCATGCTGAAACCCAAATTTTGGCAAACCGCCTGCTATGCACGTCGGCCCAGAGGCAGGATCCGCTCAGTGTTTACTTAGCTGACTCAAGGCCTAACTGATCAGAAGAGGACTTCAGGTTTGCCAAGGGAATTTTAAATTGCCTACAGCTATCTTAAGTACAGCTATCTTAACTTAGTGCTCATTCACCTTATGAGATCCGTGTGACAGTTGGCCCGAATGTTGCTAATCCTCGTCAATAAGAAGACCGTAATCTTAAAATAGTTCCATGTAATCACAAGCAGGTCAGGCGCGGTCATACCACCCTCGATCACACCACAGCTGGGCTTGGCTATCCGAGTAGATATTGTATTCTCTTATCGTAGTAGAACTGGAATGCAACCCATATACCGCATCTTTTTAATAGCGACTACTTTCGCTTGCAAGACGCTACAGTAGTTTGCAGTTGTCGCCAAATAATAGTCTGCCTTGTCAGTTATAGAGTCAAAGTCACGAATCCGATTACGAACCGATGACGCCTTGCTAGCAATATCAAGCGTATTTATGTTAAGCATGGCACACAATTCTAAGGTAGGTGTTATTCTAACAGCGCCGCTGATACCAACCAAAGTTGTCCATAGTACTACACTGGCAATATTCGCCGTGTTAAATGCATTCCACCAGCACGTTGCCCCATAGAGCAGGATCGGTCTGACAACAATCTCATAAAGCCCTTGTTTTACCCTTTGCGAAAGTCCATAGCTTTTATAGATGATCCCACTGCATCAGTTGAAGGCAACCGAGGCCTTCCCAGCCATCTACTTCACATCGGGCTTCCAGCTTCTTGTTCAAGTAATACCTAAATATTTGACCTTATCGGAAAGTGCCATATATAAATCCACAACCGAGAGAGTCCTTGTAAATTCTTATAAAAAGAGCCAGTTTCAGCGGACAGCTTTTCAATTAGGTCCGAATAAGCAAACGGCAGGTCTTCCATCTTTAGGTTGGTTGCTTATAAATTCCTTCAGTTTCATATCGGTACTAAATTCCTGATGTTCTGATCGCCTGTGGGCAGTTTGGGGCAGCAGGTGACAGGGATGTTTATGATTTCTAAATTCGTAACGGCTGACTGGACAGATTTTCCTTGATGCTGCAGGACACTGTCGCTGCGGCGGGTCCCGGGTAAAATAGATTATACTTTATAGAGTGATAAGTGATAAATGCGATTCCGCCTCCATTTCTTCTCGCACAATTTTTTGCTATGGACATCGTAGCCAGAGCAGGTCTACAAAGCAGATGTTGCATGAGCTTAGTCTCTTTGATCGCAGCTATGTAGATGCCGCTTCATGATTAGATTGAACTCGCTCCGTATAGGGAGAGTAGACATTGTTACACAATTCTTTCAcatcatctcccgatgggaagtgTTTATCAAGCGCCTCAAAGTACTCTTCACTATTGCGTGCCGATTCCCTGTCGTCCTTTCTTGTATGTTTCTGGACTGTTTCTTCTTTACATAGGTTTTTCCTCTCTTGCCGTTTTTCTGGAGCACGCTATGTTTGCACAAAAATGTTTCCATGGTGAGCCTTCTTGATGGACAGGTAAAGAAGATGTTTAAGCTAGGAAAAGTTGCGACGGGTGCTAGGATAAAAATAGAGTTCTGTTGATGATCTGTAAACGTGAAATTAAGAGGTGGTATAGGGTTTACCTGTCACTTCACGTTTACAGATCCTCAAAAGATCGCTATATTCATCCCAGCACTCCATCTTTACCAGCCCTTTAAGAAGACTCAACACCCCACTTTCCCATAACCCTCAAATCTTCGCAGAGAACAAGCTCAGTTATATGCAGTTTGATAAATATTAATTGCCCCCCTCAAACTCCACTACGGTGGTAACTTCTTTAGGTTGCCCCAGATTTCCTGATACACATTTTTGGAGCTTATATTGGTCCGTtgtcctagggtttctaaagagcCCACGCCCCTTCTCTAGGGGAATAGCTAATATATGCATGTTCTGAGAAGGATGGCCAGTCAAAGACCCTCCATTCATACCGTGATATATCATGCTCAGAGCTCAATGTgattgtagtgtaaacagccaacaatttaatgccaaattattaaatcagctaatatgctaccctgtaacaaaattagtctaaatgttcatcaacacataaaaaggcatctgataattgttgctgacatagacattcacacgatttaatacaggtgtgtgtacaacacacaaccaaacaaatttgcattccagcaaatttgcaaacgttgcatttcccacagaagtcacagctcaacacagatgtgtaggtacatattttgtgtcaagTTGTATGTAggaatgtaagtatgtatgcttaaggtaaatatgtgtgtaagtatgtatgcttaaagtaaatatgtatgtaagaatatgtttagaataatttagtataaataagctggcaatatttgaataaagagaatTCGCTCATTGATGTTAAAACTGACAAAACCAATTACCTTTGCGTTTAATCATTTATAtgatatcaagcacattgctTAACGTTGGTCCAACATTAGTAGGAGCATTACTAATGTTGGTCACGTAAAGGCTGTCCTAGGGTTTTTAAAGAGCCCACTCCCCTTCTCTAGGGGAATAATGAAGGTAATATATGTATGTTCTAAGAAGGATGGCCAGTTAAAGACCCTCCATTCATACCGTGATATATCATGCTCAGAGCTCATtgtgatatcaagcacattgTTTAACGTTGGTCCAACATAGTAGGAGCACTACTAATGTTGGCCACGTAAAGGCtgtcctagggtttctaaagagcCCACGCCCCTTCTCTAGGGGAATAATTAAGCTAATATATGCATGTTCTAAGAAGGATGGCCAGTCAAAGACCCTCCATTCATACCGTGATATATCATGCTCAGAgctcaatgtgatatcaagcacattgctTAACGTTGGTCCATCATTAGAAAGGAACACTACTAATGTTAGCCACGTAAGGGCTACTCTGTAGTAAATAACAAGGAACGGACTCAGCCCGATCGTTATTATCGTCCCCACCCCATACGCTGTATTGCGCCGCGCCTATGACAAGCCATCCTCTGCGCCCTTCCTGATACACCAACCTTTTGGGGCTTTCACGTTATGGGCCATGTATCAGGACGCTAGGATAAGGGATGGTTCTTTTTTCCATCTTCAGTGCTGCAGTTAGATAGTATAGACAAGTACAGGTGCTTTTtttaccatgactgcagctctaaccCTGCTTTCTGTCTTTCCATGGCTCTTGTATCAGCGCCACATCACACGAACCTGCTCAAGAATAAGGAGGAGCTCTCTCGCCGTTATTTTACTGTGATTGCGGTTTTTATAATACTCGCAGCGCCATTGAACTGTTTATCTTTCCTCCAAATTCTCCACTACTGCGCACACGCAATATAGTTTTGCCGCTGATTTCAAGCTCTGGAGGTCCGTTTCTACCTCCCCTACTGTTAGCGTCTTAGGCTTTCTTGTTAGACTTGCGGCACTACTGAACTCTTTATCTGCTTCTAACACTGTCACCACTGCGCCTTTGCCGTTGACACTTGCCGCTACTTTCAGGTTCTCGAGGTTTTTTCTATCTCTCCTGCTTTTAGATTTCTAAGgcaaatatgtataaatactaCCGGCACCCCAGGGCATTCTATACACAGCATTAGATTCCTTATTGATTTGGAGGATATAGATGTCGGTAGACATCTGTCCACTAGGATTGCTGCAATCTAGTTGTACCACAGTCAGGGACTGCTCCGCAACTTGGTTCATCTTCTTCTGAGTGAAAACCGGAAtctcagcgttagctccctttagtatcatTGAGTAAGCTGGAGCCTGACCGCTACCTCCATCTAGTTTATTAGCCGTTGCGTCTTTACTTCTTATGACATTATTTCCCTCCTCTTTCTGTTCTAGGTGTGGTTAAAGTACATAATTAAAAAATATCATATTACAACAAACACAATATTAATTGTGTAGATTTTTATTAAAACATGTTAAATAACATCACACATTATTCGGTTCTTTTCTTCTTCTCTGGGGTTTCACCAACATCATtactatcatcatcatcatccatCTTTTTATCTTCATCAGAGCTGGAACTGTCTTTTCGTTCAATTTTACGTTTCTCAgcttttttctttgatttcttCTCCAAATATGACTTCACTTTATCGGGTTGTGGACTGTAGGCCCAATGTATAAGTTCTAAATGGATTTCTGTGGGCTCGCCACTATCATCATCAAACAATTTAGCTTCCTCTGCCTTCATTTTTTCCATTATCTTGGTTATATTACGATTGCGTATAATATCCCATGATGTTGTATCATCAGCCTCTGGATACATCGTGCGTAAATGTTTGTAATTTCCCTTCGCTTTTTCGCCACCATAAGCTTTTACGAACTCAGCTGCAAGCTCGTCTTTAGCATCGGGCAATTGTTCGATGATTGAATAAGCGAGGTAGGCTCtattattttttatcaaatttccagTTTCGAACTTTTCTAAGAAGTTTTCGAGTACCTTGACGCCTTCTTGAATTGACTTGATTTTATCTTCGTTTTTTGTGCCAGAAAGTACACGTTTAGAACTACCGATCAAACCCTTTATAGCTAATCGTTGATAGTCTGGATCACGACCTTCAAGTATCCTGCAAAATATTGTATAGAGAAACACTTTATAATGAAAATAGTAACATGTATAGATATAATTTAATTTCATTAGGAACTTTTCGATTACGTAGACTGGGAGGTTAAAAGAGTGGGGCATGCAAAACATGAGGACTGCATTctctatatattgtgacgaatattatcatcactaagcgatactaccatctctaagccgatactaagcagccactcgtatgtacgtaaacaaatcaatcatcatgtacacacatacatacaaggcagcagagagatactcacaaatgcatgtaatcatcagccgaagtagtactcacatatacacacgcatgctatgcgagaggctataaactacaaatacgcATGCATATAGCCAACCAAGTAGTAGATTATAGAAgcagaaacgtctagacatttggagaaatatgcggacatggcaacagagattataaaagcagcacaagctgagtagtcagtaatcagtttgatttaaactcgcaattagttgtgaagtataagtgttattgcgaagtacctgaaagtagtctaataaagaccattttacattattgaatattgtagGTATTTAtacgacaatttagcgattcgaacgtttgcagaaggttggaATTTCTCTAAATCCGTTACAATGttatatacatattgttacgaatattagcaacactaaggggtactgccatctctaagccgatgctaagcagtgacgtgaattcacatcaataattcaatcattatgtctgcacatacacgtacacgcggcggagaagcaacgcacaaacacatacagatatcttatctgaaatgctcctgaaggtatgcaattatgataagtgtcgctcacacatacaagcgcatggggtatgagagaagctataaaattatacagctgtagttgtagctgaaaaatttataactaactagtaagttctggaattggAAAAgcttagaaatatgcaacgaggaaatcagacagtgtaaaaaggcgacaacagtagaggcgaaaaatcagtttcatttgagctatcaatcagtttagtttaattaagcaagctattcgttgcaaagtataagtgttattgtgaagtactttaataaaggccattattcagtattggagttatttattcaacagtttagtgattcgaacgttagcagaatattgcaaataagggaaattgcaagtaaattcgttacaattggtgtcagaagaggaattgttgaataaattccgaagacttcgaatacaactgggacatgccaaagttaagtgaattgaagatccagcaactgaagaaggagttggagagcagattgaatacaaccggcattaaactagaacttcaggagcgactacgacaggcaatggaattagaaggaattgacgtggaagagtatgagacttgatggcgaggaaacaacaaaaatggaagaaacaccgcagacagttacgagcacagacttgaacatgatattggctgcaatatctgcacaaacatcgacagtaacatcaatgtcgtcgcaaatgtcatctcaactggaagaacagaagacatatatggcatctcaattggatgaatagaagacatatatggcatcccaactggaatcgcaagagacacgcataacatctaagattgaagcacaggagacgcgtatttgcgaaatgtcggcacaaatttcagcacagatatcatctcagatctccacacaactagaagagcaggaagtccgtatatcatctaaactggaagcgcatatggaagaaaaactaacccagtttcatgaaggctttagtggtcgacaggataaaatagaggcacAGATGGATGCTTTGGaggatcgtatacaggagttgcaactaaatcgcccagcagtttcaacgggtaatccaaaggtaaaaacaccatcctttgacggttctgttccttttcaggtctttaagctacaatttgagaagaccgcaacagtgaacaactggaatgctgaaggtaaagttgctgcactcttcgtggcattgaaagggcctgcagcggaaatcttacagacgattccagagtacgaacggaacagttatgaaacgttgatggccgctgtcgagagacgttatggaagcgagcatagaaaacagatattccaaattgaggtgcaaaaccgctaccaaaaagcaaatgagacattgcaggagtttgcttcagatattgaaagattggctcatcttgcaaatgcggactcacccgtggaatacactgaaagggtaaaaatccagagcttcataaatggcatacgagatgtggaaacgaagtgggctacatatgcgaatccaaaactaacatctgctgaaacggtatcgcatgcactgactcgggaaacagcctcacttttgagtaagccagtgtACAAAGTtgatcgcgtggaagtggaaaggccagactgggtagacgcaattttggaagcattgaagggtacgcagcagaagaataatggtgcagtcaagtgtggaaagccagggcatattgcgcgttattgcaacaccaaccctaacagttccaacaatgtgggtggtcgtaaacgcagagaaGAAGgaaatgagcaaatctccaaaaccactcaatcgttaaactaaatcgagtcagccgcaaggggcgacagctgactcccgcaattgaatgccccataatctctatctcgcagattggaagaagatcgagcaatcttactgttggagaacatgtggatggaaaggaacgtttactgactgtagatacgggtgcatatcattccatcattcgagcggatttagtcaacaaaaagataagaccattgcttgcagcaagattacgtacagccacgggagaggacacccaggtaattggagaagtagaatgtgaagtagcaattgggaacgtcacggtactataaaattttatagtggcagatattgttgatgaaatcataaatggagtggacttcttaaacaaccaaggcatcaagatcgatatggaaagcaagacgatgcgatataagaacatggatgtgccacttgtGAAACATCAGATTGACACTGGAggcgcgaggccgatacgtcaagctcctcgtagtgttccactggcgaaacaggaagttgtgagtcaaatcgtacaagaaatgagcaacagcggcgtcatcgaaccatcagttagtccatggagctcaccggtaatTGTTTCCTTGCGAAAACCAATGCATgtttatgtaggtatgtaattagTACATGCAaaattacatactttaagaatatAGGTCAATGACCAAATAAGATAccagctgttgaggtaggttagttaTTGTCTTTTTGTATAAGACCCATCAAGAAATTTGTTAGCACTTAAGTGATAGAAGCATATGTGAAATTTTAAAGCTGAGTTTCTTCTCTTAGAATCCTAAGTACGATAAGCACATAATTATGCcttgaatgtaaataaatatagtttttatAATGGATTGCTAAAATAATTAGTTTGATCTGATCGAAGGAAGTGGGGGGTATTCTAATGGGGCCTTATTACCATCTTAAAGGCCAAGGTAGGGTGGGTTTAGAGCAGCCGAAACCTATATATGTGCTGCAAGGTGATAAGGGCTGAACACGTAAGTACGCTTGTAGAAGTAAGATTTAGGTGATAGTTTTCTTTACGTCTAGTGTGcaagtataaatatttcttgttagGACTGTAGAATGGGGAGAAGGTATCTTGGCCCTGTATCTGTTTGAATTACCccgccccaggctgaagctccgggaaccAGCCAGTTCACACGCGGCAGCTACAGGAGGCATCTCACAAGACCTTCTGAACGATACTCAAACGTTTCATATCACCCCTTCCTCAGGTATcataaagaagaaggatggaaaaatgaggttttgtgtggactaccggaagttgaatgacgttacgaaaaaggatagctacccattgccaagaattgacgacgcTCTgggctcgctatctggtacgaaatggttttccacactggacttgaaaagcggctactggcaagttgaggtgaaggaggaagataaagagaaaacagcctttagtgtcggtgatggtctttggcaatttacagtgatgccttttggattttgtaatgcaccagctacttttgagagactcatggaccaggtactgaaaggtctacattggaaaacatgcttggtgtacctggacgacatcatcgtattgggcaaggactttgatgaacatcttaagtacttggaggaagttttccaaagaatagctggcgctggtctgaagttaagtcccaaaaagtgtgggCTGTTTAAAAAGGAGGTAAATTATtcgggtcacaaggtaacgacaaccggcatctgcactgcaaacgaaaagatagaggctgtaaaggattggccaagaccacaaaacctacatgaattgagaagttgccttgggctgtgcacatattaccgccgatttgtaccaaatttttccagcgtagcccatagcctccatgagcttacaagaaaaaataaagcttttgaatggaagaaggagcaagaagtggctttccaaacattgaaggag contains:
- the Ude gene encoding uncharacterized protein Ude, with the protein product MADTANGESKFGFKDKEKAEETLQLLESHDMQYRKLTVRGLLGRAKRVLTMTKAEEKLNNINEAIRVFEKWLEENGGGAANKNTKTDKEDKVETVPGLGFKDKEAAENTLRILEGRDPDYQRLAIKGLIGSSKRVLSGTKNEDKIKSIQEGVKVLENFLEKFETGNLIKNNRAYLAYSIIEQLPDAKDELAAEFVKAYGGEKAKGNYKHLRTMYPEADDTTSWDIIRNRNITKIMEKMKAEEAKLFDDDSGEPTEIHLELIHWAYSPQPDKVKSYLEKKSKKKAEKRKIERKDSSSSDEDKKMDDDDDSNDVGETPEKKKRTE